One Clostridia bacterium DNA segment encodes these proteins:
- the gltX gene encoding glutamate--tRNA ligase produces the protein MSPVRVRFAPSPTGSLHVGGARTALFNWLFARHHGGAFVLRIDDTDTDRSSESALEQILSSLRWLGLDWDEGPDVGGPYGPYRQTERLALYREAAEKLLDEGRAYRCYCTPEELAAQREEARRQGRPTTYDGRCARLSRAKQLELEAQGRRPAIRLKADRREPVVLHDRVRGEVVFQPEVLEDLVIVKSNGYPTYNFACVVDDHQMAITHVIRAEEHLSNTPKQVLVYEALGYPLPEFAHVPMILAPDRSKLSKRHGATSVEEYREEGFLPEALVNYLALLGWSPGGEEEFLTSQEMIDRFSLERVSKNPAIYDQKKIAWMNGHYLTRADLDRVARLALPFFVEMGLVAPGNEQKEWERVREVVGLVRDRVKTLKEVAEAGTYFFRSDFTYEPQGVAKHFAVPGRADLLTRVGERLAELERFDAESVEHACRSLADELGVKAAAIIHCLRLALTGRTMGPGLFDIVAALGKAATLERVQRAVEYVRSLPQSVS, from the coding sequence TTGTCCCCGGTGAGGGTTCGTTTTGCTCCCAGTCCCACCGGAAGTCTTCACGTGGGAGGCGCCCGGACGGCGCTTTTTAACTGGCTTTTTGCCCGCCATCACGGCGGAGCCTTTGTATTGCGCATCGATGACACCGATACCGACCGCTCCTCGGAATCGGCCCTGGAGCAGATACTTTCCTCCCTGCGCTGGCTGGGCCTGGATTGGGACGAGGGGCCGGATGTCGGCGGTCCCTACGGCCCCTACCGGCAGACGGAGAGGCTGGCCCTCTACCGGGAGGCGGCCGAGAAACTGCTGGATGAGGGTCGGGCCTACAGGTGCTACTGCACCCCGGAGGAGCTGGCCGCCCAGAGGGAGGAGGCCCGCCGCCAGGGCCGCCCTACCACCTACGACGGCCGCTGCGCCCGCCTGAGCCGGGCGAAGCAGCTCGAGCTGGAGGCGCAGGGTAGGAGGCCGGCAATAAGGCTGAAGGCCGACCGGCGGGAGCCGGTAGTGCTGCACGACCGGGTAAGGGGCGAGGTTGTCTTCCAGCCCGAGGTGCTGGAAGACCTGGTCATCGTTAAGAGCAACGGCTATCCTACCTACAACTTCGCCTGCGTGGTGGACGACCACCAGATGGCGATCACCCACGTCATCCGGGCCGAGGAACACCTTTCCAATACCCCCAAGCAGGTGCTGGTATATGAGGCCCTGGGTTACCCCCTCCCGGAGTTTGCCCACGTGCCCATGATCCTGGCTCCCGACCGCAGCAAGCTGAGCAAGCGGCACGGCGCCACTTCGGTAGAGGAATACCGCGAAGAGGGCTTCCTGCCCGAGGCCCTGGTGAACTACCTGGCGCTGCTGGGCTGGTCGCCGGGCGGGGAGGAGGAGTTTCTGACCTCGCAGGAAATGATCGACCGCTTCTCGCTGGAAAGGGTCTCCAAGAACCCGGCCATATACGATCAGAAAAAGATCGCCTGGATGAACGGCCACTACCTTACCCGCGCCGATCTGGATCGGGTGGCGCGTCTGGCCCTGCCCTTCTTCGTGGAAATGGGACTGGTGGCACCGGGGAACGAGCAAAAGGAATGGGAGCGGGTGCGCGAGGTGGTAGGCCTGGTTCGGGACCGGGTGAAGACCCTCAAGGAGGTGGCCGAGGCCGGCACCTACTTCTTCCGCTCGGACTTTACCTACGAGCCGCAGGGGGTGGCCAAGCACTTTGCGGTCCCGGGGCGGGCAGATCTCCTGACCAGGGTGGGCGAGCGGCTGGCCGAACTGGAGAGGTTCGACGCCGAAAGCGTGGAGCATGCCTGCCGCAGCCTGGCAGACGAACTGGGTGTCAAGGCGGCGGCGATAATTCACTGCCTGCGCCTCGCGCTCACCGGGCGGACGATGGGCCCGGGCCTGTTCGACAT